In a genomic window of Sulfurisphaera tokodaii str. 7:
- a CDS encoding AAA family ATPase, whose amino-acid sequence MNWTLTIKEFGPFNNTSLELKPLTIFIGKNSLGKSLILRLLWSLSSAEPDYKEFSKEFMRLGGYSRRENLSLKDKEAIKDYVNVYMKAFSFSLLKGIQNKIKEIFGKTEGEIEVTSELANIKVSTEGQSILEPSLDKLIDIDINTISPLNIVFKFKDVEKSEYYVKTKEELDDALDLSLLYFTYSRFEPFFQADTNRIFLIDGRAGLTRFFNLKFLKTLDFLDIISKEYLSSYSLLLEDFSKGKVDFNLIKDFFNELGFDLKLIETEGIKSPYVKMWNEVTLPLSEAPSGIREALPITLALASKEVSVIYIEEPEAHLHPKAQRIMAKMISDAVKNGKYVFLTTHSDYLLYSISNLIAMSQKDKKGLDHNKVAVYLLKRDGEYTRIDKVEVNEDGINEDEFTKVAEELLDEKGKIYD is encoded by the coding sequence ATGAATTGGACACTTACCATAAAAGAATTTGGTCCATTTAACAACACCTCATTAGAGCTTAAACCTTTAACGATATTCATAGGTAAAAACAGCCTAGGCAAATCTCTCATACTGAGACTCCTATGGAGTCTCTCTTCTGCAGAACCAGATTATAAGGAATTTAGCAAGGAGTTTATGAGATTAGGCGGGTACTCCAGAAGGGAGAATTTGTCGCTAAAAGATAAGGAAGCGATAAAGGATTACGTAAATGTTTATATGAAAGCATTTTCCTTCTCTTTGTTAAAGGGTATTCAAAATAAAATAAAGGAAATTTTTGGCAAAACTGAAGGTGAGATTGAAGTTACATCTGAGCTAGCTAACATTAAGGTTAGTACTGAAGGACAATCAATACTTGAACCTAGTTTAGATAAATTAATAGACATCGACATAAACACGATTTCACCATTAAACATTGTCTTTAAATTTAAAGACGTGGAAAAATCAGAATATTACGTAAAGACGAAAGAAGAGCTTGATGATGCTTTAGATTTATCCTTACTTTATTTTACCTATTCTCGCTTCGAACCGTTTTTTCAAGCTGATACAAACAGAATATTTCTTATTGATGGTAGAGCTGGCTTAACAAGATTCTTCAACTTAAAGTTTTTGAAAACTCTTGATTTCTTAGACATAATTAGCAAAGAATACCTTTCCTCTTATTCATTATTATTAGAGGACTTTAGCAAAGGTAAAGTAGACTTTAACCTTATAAAAGATTTCTTTAACGAATTAGGTTTTGATCTAAAACTAATAGAGACGGAGGGAATAAAGTCTCCATATGTTAAAATGTGGAATGAAGTAACTTTACCTTTATCGGAGGCTCCTTCCGGAATTAGAGAGGCTCTTCCTATAACCTTAGCATTGGCAAGTAAGGAAGTTTCAGTCATCTACATAGAAGAACCAGAAGCTCATTTGCATCCCAAAGCTCAGAGGATAATGGCTAAAATGATTTCAGATGCGGTAAAGAACGGTAAATACGTCTTCCTAACTACTCATAGCGATTATCTCCTTTACTCTATAAGCAACTTAATTGCTATGTCACAAAAGGACAAGAAAGGGTTAGACCATAATAAGGTTGCCGTATATTTGTTAAAGAGAGATGGTGAGTATACCAGAATTGATAAGGTTGAGGTTAATGAAGACGGGATTAATGAAGATGAATTCACAAAAGTAGCAGAAGAATTATTAGACGAGAAAGGAAAGATATATGACTGA
- a CDS encoding HEPN domain-containing protein, whose amino-acid sequence MNYKEWLEQAVEALDTANVLIITEKYYASAFYSQQAAEKALKSFVLYLGKDPGKTHSLTELAEILEKEGVQIPVKIKENLMVLSPHFIISRYPDAANGVPYKQYNKSIAEDLYNRVKEVIEWVKSEVSQQ is encoded by the coding sequence GTGAATTATAAAGAGTGGTTAGAACAAGCAGTTGAGGCTCTCGATACAGCCAACGTTCTTATTATTACAGAGAAATATTATGCCTCTGCTTTTTATTCTCAGCAAGCAGCAGAAAAAGCGTTAAAATCATTTGTTTTATATCTGGGTAAAGACCCAGGCAAAACACATTCACTCACGGAACTAGCTGAAATACTAGAGAAGGAAGGTGTACAAATTCCAGTGAAGATTAAAGAGAATTTAATGGTTCTTTCTCCTCATTTTATTATATCAAGGTATCCAGATGCTGCGAACGGTGTTCCTTATAAACAGTATAACAAGTCAATAGCGGAGGACTTGTATAATAGAGTTAAAGAGGTAATAGAATGGGTAAAATCAGAGGTAAGTCAGCAATAG
- a CDS encoding AbrB/MazE/SpoVT family DNA-binding domain-containing protein, with protein sequence MKTKIRVGKKLTIHIPKAVAEELNIKEGDILSLRVKDNKIILEHNDAILFSIKGKKFAKITLDEIEKISEEEQNSYENPH encoded by the coding sequence ATGAAGACTAAAATACGTGTAGGTAAGAAGCTTACAATTCATATTCCCAAGGCTGTTGCTGAAGAGCTTAACATAAAAGAAGGTGATATATTATCCCTAAGGGTTAAAGATAATAAGATAATTTTAGAACATAATGATGCTATACTGTTTTCAATAAAAGGTAAGAAGTTTGCAAAGATCACATTAGATGAGATAGAAAAAATAAGTGAAGAGGAGCAAAATAGTTATGAGAATCCTCATTGA
- a CDS encoding ABC transporter ATP-binding protein — protein MNCIELRNVVKKYGKVTALNNVSFTIECGEKVALLGPNGAGKSTTLKLIVGLLRPDNGEVLVKGLDPFSTKARGIIGYLPEDASPYLMLTVRENLEYIASLRGVNNVKDKVDKLLDFLALRQYEKNRVMSLSRGNRQKLALALALIHDPEILLLDEPLNYLDIPTQERVISLLNSMTNATMLVSTHIMSIARRLASKVIVLSNGQVVWQGNISDLKKFGEENEPIESIVARLMESVK, from the coding sequence ATGAATTGTATCGAGCTTAGAAATGTAGTCAAGAAATACGGTAAAGTTACTGCGTTAAATAATGTTTCGTTTACGATTGAATGTGGAGAAAAGGTGGCACTTTTAGGACCTAACGGAGCAGGTAAATCGACTACTCTCAAACTAATCGTCGGTTTATTAAGACCGGATAATGGAGAAGTTCTTGTCAAAGGATTAGATCCCTTTTCTACTAAAGCTAGGGGGATAATTGGATATTTACCAGAAGATGCAAGCCCCTATTTGATGCTTACTGTTAGAGAGAATTTGGAGTATATTGCTTCATTAAGAGGAGTAAATAATGTTAAGGATAAGGTTGACAAACTCTTAGATTTTTTAGCTCTCAGACAGTACGAGAAGAATAGGGTTATGTCTCTATCTAGAGGTAATAGGCAGAAATTGGCTTTGGCTTTAGCCTTAATCCATGATCCAGAAATACTGCTTTTAGATGAGCCTTTGAATTATTTGGATATACCAACTCAAGAGAGGGTTATATCACTGCTAAATTCCATGACTAATGCTACTATGCTGGTTTCAACTCATATAATGTCTATAGCCAGAAGACTAGCCAGTAAGGTAATAGTATTATCTAATGGTCAGGTAGTATGGCAAGGTAATATATCTGACCTGAAGAAGTTTGGTGAGGAGAATGAACCTATTGAATCTATAGTTGCGAGGTTGATGGAAAGTGTTAAGTAA
- a CDS encoding PIN domain-containing protein: protein MRILIDTSFILPALGIDVGEEIINIIKEFYNHEVYFTELSLLEAMWVIKRLIKQGIEVDFNVVKTGLKSINKTYRLVKIPISAYIKALNDKRHNDLIDLILYYTAKAYNLRLLSLDLKLKEIDKENIVIQSLNES, encoded by the coding sequence ATGAGAATCCTCATTGATACAAGTTTTATTCTTCCTGCCCTTGGCATAGATGTAGGTGAGGAAATAATAAACATCATAAAAGAGTTCTATAATCATGAAGTTTATTTCACAGAGTTATCACTGCTAGAAGCTATGTGGGTAATTAAGAGGCTAATAAAACAAGGAATTGAAGTAGATTTTAATGTAGTGAAGACAGGTCTGAAAAGTATAAATAAAACTTATCGTTTAGTAAAAATACCAATATCAGCTTACATAAAGGCTTTGAATGATAAAAGGCATAACGATTTGATAGATTTGATCTTATACTATACTGCAAAAGCTTATAATCTCAGATTGCTTTCTTTAGATCTCAAGTTAAAAGAGATTGATAAAGAGAATATTGTCATACAAAGCTTAAATGAGAGCTAA
- a CDS encoding nucleotidyltransferase domain-containing protein: MGKIRGKSAIESQIKMLNLAKEIVEKVSEELPQLIEVYIFGSRARGDYLDTSDIDLLFVFKGIKGLSTFEKMNLVSKYIKGNVDYIVVDEEEKDRIKEKKLFWKRDYGFIDYNELLES; the protein is encoded by the coding sequence ATGGGTAAAATCAGAGGTAAGTCAGCAATAGAGAGTCAAATTAAAATGTTAAACCTAGCAAAGGAAATAGTGGAGAAGGTATCGGAGGAACTTCCACAACTTATAGAGGTTTATATCTTCGGCTCTAGGGCTAGAGGGGATTATCTTGATACCAGTGACATTGACTTACTCTTTGTATTTAAGGGAATAAAGGGACTTTCCACATTCGAGAAGATGAACCTCGTTTCAAAATATATTAAGGGTAATGTGGATTATATAGTCGTTGATGAAGAAGAGAAGGATAGAATTAAAGAGAAGAAGCTATTTTGGAAAAGAGATTATGGGTTTATAGATTATAACGAGCTATTAGAATCGTAA